From the genome of Nodosilinea sp. FACHB-141, one region includes:
- a CDS encoding CPBP family intramembrane glutamic endopeptidase, with protein sequence MAACDNNPFLVLKARLVVATFFAIFIGWLMVLGTLGALELLPLEGDDPILAPILYSLIFLGLCGSILLAARRSGLPLNLAALLGSWPRRLAWVQLLWLVAGVFLFSLGAFQVSYLGLSIVAPGLVEATLRQSLLLSADQATDPSLYNGLMLFSVLVVAPITEEFIFRGVLLHRWGMKWGVRPAIVLTSVLFGVLHSNLIGLFVFGVVMSLLYLSTRSLLVPMAAHAINNAIASGIDVLSNQPTANTIDTLAEFRASWWLGVLCLLVSAPWVLRYVVYHWPKHRALLPYFANQGCRRHPE encoded by the coding sequence ATGGCAGCGTGCGACAACAATCCGTTTCTAGTCCTGAAGGCCCGGCTGGTGGTGGCGACGTTTTTTGCTATTTTCATCGGCTGGCTCATGGTATTAGGCACTCTGGGGGCCCTAGAGCTGTTGCCCCTGGAGGGCGATGACCCGATTTTGGCGCCCATTCTCTACAGCCTAATTTTTTTGGGCCTGTGCGGCTCGATTTTGCTGGCGGCCCGGCGATCGGGCCTGCCCCTCAACCTGGCGGCGCTGCTGGGCTCCTGGCCCAGACGGCTGGCCTGGGTGCAGCTGCTGTGGCTAGTGGCGGGAGTATTTTTGTTTTCGCTGGGGGCGTTTCAGGTGTCGTACCTGGGTCTATCGATAGTGGCCCCAGGGCTGGTGGAGGCCACGCTGCGGCAGTCGCTGCTGCTATCGGCTGACCAAGCGACTGACCCGAGTCTCTATAACGGGCTAATGCTGTTTTCGGTGTTGGTAGTGGCCCCGATTACCGAGGAGTTTATTTTTCGTGGTGTGCTGCTGCACCGCTGGGGGATGAAATGGGGGGTGCGCCCGGCCATTGTGCTGACCTCGGTGCTGTTTGGGGTGCTGCACTCCAATTTGATTGGGCTGTTTGTGTTTGGGGTGGTGATGTCGCTGCTGTACCTGAGTACGCGATCGCTGCTGGTGCCCATGGCCGCCCACGCGATCAACAATGCGATCGCCTCAGGCATCGACGTTCTCTCCAACCAGCCCACCGCCAACACTATCGACACCCTGGCGGAGTTTCGCGCCAGCTGGTGGCTGGGGGTGCTTTGCCTGCTGGTGTCGGCTCCCTGGGTGTTGCGCTACGTGGTCTATCACTGGCCCAAGCACCGGGCGCTGCTGCCCTACTTTGCTAATCAGGGTTGCCGTCGCCACCCTGAGTAA
- a CDS encoding adenylate/guanylate cyclase domain-containing protein, with translation MTNASPDSGAIPGIILVAPVADSPLGPLVELLDVLRAAGYEVHQATGEDDTIAAAEATPPDLILLALEQFDTAAMRLCHRLKKRPLTRQVAIAVIGRDQALARRLRAFEFGVVDYIDQALWVEEAAARIKAQVTTHRMQRRLRQQAQRAVSAGSATNLLADLQKALRRQAQLLQAQNLQLQQEMQEREQAQQALRLEQQKSEQLLLNILPRAVVDKLKQLEGSLAERFDDVTILFADIVNFTPLAAQISPLELVNWLNQIFSAFDRLAEQYQLEKIKTIGDAYMVVGGLPLPRPDHAEAIMEMALAMQEAAAHITRNDGQKFELRIGINTGPVVAGVIGIKKFSYDLWGDAVNIASRMESHGVPGKIQITEATYQHLKHRYTFEEVGQVMVKGHGYLTTYQYSGPEQKA, from the coding sequence ATGACCAACGCTTCGCCAGATTCCGGCGCAATTCCCGGCATCATTTTAGTGGCACCAGTGGCCGATAGCCCCTTGGGGCCTCTGGTGGAGTTATTAGACGTGCTACGAGCCGCGGGCTATGAGGTGCACCAGGCCACTGGCGAAGACGACACCATTGCGGCAGCCGAAGCAACTCCTCCCGACCTGATTTTGCTAGCACTAGAGCAGTTTGATACGGCCGCTATGCGGCTGTGTCACCGCCTCAAAAAACGGCCCCTCACTCGCCAGGTAGCCATAGCCGTCATCGGCCGAGATCAGGCCCTGGCTCGACGCCTGCGGGCCTTTGAATTTGGCGTAGTCGACTACATAGACCAGGCTCTCTGGGTTGAAGAGGCCGCCGCCCGCATTAAAGCCCAGGTAACTACCCACCGCATGCAGCGACGGCTGCGGCAGCAGGCACAGCGGGCAGTATCGGCGGGCAGTGCCACTAACCTCTTGGCCGATCTGCAAAAGGCCTTGCGCCGCCAAGCCCAGCTATTGCAGGCTCAAAATCTTCAGCTTCAGCAAGAAATGCAGGAGCGCGAACAGGCCCAACAGGCCCTGCGCCTAGAGCAGCAAAAGTCAGAGCAGCTGTTGTTAAACATTCTGCCGCGGGCGGTGGTCGACAAGCTCAAACAGCTCGAGGGGTCGCTGGCCGAGCGCTTCGACGACGTCACGATTCTGTTTGCCGACATTGTTAACTTCACGCCCCTGGCTGCTCAGATTAGCCCCCTAGAGCTGGTCAACTGGCTCAATCAAATCTTCTCAGCCTTCGATCGCCTAGCCGAACAGTACCAGCTAGAGAAAATCAAGACTATCGGCGATGCCTACATGGTGGTGGGAGGGCTGCCTTTGCCCAGACCAGACCATGCCGAGGCCATCATGGAAATGGCCTTAGCTATGCAGGAAGCGGCCGCCCACATCACCCGCAACGATGGGCAAAAGTTTGAGCTGCGCATTGGCATTAACACTGGGCCGGTGGTGGCCGGAGTGATTGGCATTAAAAAGTTTAGCTACGACCTCTGGGGCGATGCCGTCAATATCGCCAGCCGCATGGAGTCCCACGGCGTGCCGGGCAAAATTCAAATTACCGAGGCGACCTACCAGCACCTCAAACACCGCTATACCTTTGAAGAAGTGGGCCAGGTGATGGTCAAAGGTCATGGCTATTTGACTACCTATCAATACAGCGGCCCTGAGCAAAAAGCTTGA